Proteins from a genomic interval of Rubinisphaera italica:
- a CDS encoding MGH1-like glycoside hydrolase domain-containing protein, with protein sequence MANDSPTQDEQLTAEHKRLQESRERKVNWKRWGPYLAERQWGTVREDYSAYGHAWWHFPHDHSRNRVYRWGEDGLLGLTDRECRLCFSFALWNGNDSILKERLFGLTGPEGNHGEDVKEYYYYQDSTPTHSYMKAMYRYPQAAYPYIELVTENRKRSLEEREYELLDTGIFDENRFFDVEIEYAKQTEDDILIRLTITNQGPEDHDISVLPTFWFRNTWIWGCRHEGCSLKPRIREIDENTVETNHESLEPFRCSFGPNPQGNPRPLLFTENETNNPALYGTESYTPYMKDAFHRYVVNGEKETVNPAKKGTKAAGLYELNIKSGESVQIEVRMTDIESASPEPFNPEFDTIMSQRKAESNEFYQTIIPQAASPDQTAVMRQAYSGLLWSKQFYHYIVEDWINGDTLVNSPPEPRNEGRNHNWKHVYARDIISMPDTWEYPWFAAWDLAFHMIPMARLDPDFAKRQLMLLMREWYMHPNGQLPAYEYAFYDVNPPVHAWACLRVFQMTGSKDFRFLSKAFQRLLLNFTWWVNQIDKNGDNVFAGGFLGLDNIGVFDRTKGLPKGAFLEQADGTSWMAFYCGTMLMIALELARNDDSYAEMASKFLDHFVRITDAMNSLDGSGLWDEEDHFYYDHLRIDGQNMPLKVRSLVGLLPLIAVVILDEAQIDKLPSFRRKLDWFLKYRHDLVKHITFAKSDDNSSRMLLSIPSEERLIHVISILLDETEFLSEYGIRSLSKRHKEEPFELEIQGVKHCVAYIPGESDSWMFGGNSNWRGPIWFPINYILIESLRHYYRFYDDDLMVECPTGSGKMMNLDQVADELMHRLSKLFLMDDKEKHRPSMISHANGIDPELWQQNLLFYEYFHGDTGEGLGASHQTGWTSLIATCMEMLNRKSPSTD encoded by the coding sequence ATGGCGAATGATTCACCGACTCAAGACGAACAACTTACAGCCGAACATAAGCGCTTACAGGAAAGCCGGGAACGGAAAGTCAACTGGAAACGTTGGGGGCCGTATTTAGCCGAACGACAATGGGGAACGGTCCGCGAAGATTATTCGGCTTATGGGCATGCCTGGTGGCATTTTCCTCACGATCATTCCCGCAATCGAGTTTATCGCTGGGGGGAAGATGGACTGCTCGGATTGACGGACCGGGAATGTCGACTCTGCTTTTCGTTCGCACTTTGGAATGGAAATGATTCCATTTTGAAAGAACGACTCTTCGGATTGACAGGGCCAGAGGGGAATCATGGTGAGGATGTCAAAGAGTATTATTACTACCAGGATTCCACGCCCACACATTCCTACATGAAGGCGATGTATCGCTATCCCCAGGCTGCGTATCCGTATATTGAACTGGTTACGGAAAATCGTAAGCGGTCGTTAGAGGAACGTGAATACGAACTGCTCGACACCGGCATTTTTGACGAGAATCGATTTTTCGATGTCGAAATTGAATACGCCAAGCAAACTGAAGACGACATTCTCATTCGTTTGACGATTACAAATCAAGGGCCGGAAGATCATGATATTTCTGTACTGCCTACGTTCTGGTTTCGCAACACCTGGATTTGGGGTTGTCGTCATGAAGGGTGTTCACTCAAACCCCGCATTCGAGAAATTGATGAGAACACCGTCGAAACAAACCACGAGTCTCTCGAACCATTCCGATGCTCTTTCGGACCCAATCCTCAGGGAAACCCTCGCCCACTCTTGTTTACAGAAAATGAAACCAACAATCCTGCATTATACGGGACTGAGTCTTACACACCTTACATGAAGGACGCTTTTCATCGTTATGTTGTCAATGGTGAAAAGGAAACGGTTAATCCGGCCAAAAAAGGGACAAAAGCGGCAGGATTGTATGAGCTTAACATTAAGTCTGGTGAAAGTGTTCAAATTGAAGTTCGCATGACGGACATTGAATCCGCAAGCCCTGAACCATTCAACCCTGAGTTTGACACAATAATGTCTCAAAGGAAGGCCGAGTCGAATGAGTTTTATCAGACAATCATTCCTCAAGCAGCGTCTCCAGATCAGACAGCCGTCATGCGTCAGGCTTATTCAGGCTTGCTTTGGTCAAAACAGTTTTATCACTACATTGTCGAAGACTGGATCAACGGAGACACTCTAGTCAACTCACCGCCAGAACCGAGAAATGAAGGCCGTAATCACAACTGGAAACACGTCTACGCGCGGGACATTATTTCCATGCCAGATACTTGGGAGTATCCGTGGTTTGCGGCTTGGGATCTGGCGTTTCACATGATTCCGATGGCCAGGCTCGATCCCGATTTTGCCAAGCGTCAATTGATGTTGCTGATGCGGGAATGGTACATGCACCCCAATGGGCAACTGCCAGCATACGAGTATGCATTTTACGACGTCAATCCACCCGTTCATGCCTGGGCCTGTTTACGAGTATTTCAAATGACAGGCTCCAAGGATTTTCGATTTTTGTCGAAAGCCTTTCAACGTCTCTTATTGAATTTCACCTGGTGGGTGAATCAGATCGACAAAAACGGAGACAATGTATTCGCAGGAGGATTCCTCGGGCTTGATAACATTGGAGTATTCGACCGTACCAAAGGGCTGCCCAAAGGCGCCTTTCTGGAACAGGCCGATGGAACTTCCTGGATGGCATTCTATTGCGGCACAATGTTGATGATCGCCCTCGAACTGGCCAGGAACGACGATTCGTATGCTGAAATGGCCTCCAAGTTTCTCGATCACTTTGTCCGAATCACCGATGCAATGAATTCACTCGATGGTTCCGGTTTATGGGACGAAGAGGATCATTTCTATTACGATCACTTGCGTATCGACGGTCAGAATATGCCCCTCAAAGTTCGCTCACTGGTCGGTCTACTCCCGTTGATCGCAGTGGTCATTCTGGATGAAGCACAGATTGACAAACTTCCCAGTTTCCGTCGCAAACTCGACTGGTTTTTGAAGTATCGTCACGATCTGGTGAAGCATATCACGTTTGCAAAAAGCGATGATAACAGCAGCCGAATGTTACTCTCCATTCCTTCGGAAGAACGACTCATACACGTCATTTCAATCCTGCTGGACGAAACTGAGTTTTTATCGGAATACGGCATCCGTTCATTATCCAAGCGTCATAAGGAAGAGCCCTTTGAACTGGAAATTCAGGGAGTTAAACACTGTGTCGCTTACATTCCAGGAGAATCCGATAGCTGGATGTTTGGTGGGAATTCAAACTGGCGAGGGCCAATCTGGTTTCCAATCAATTACATTTTGATCGAGTCTTTAAGACATTATTATCGTTTCTACGACGATGATTTAATGGTTGAATGCCCGACCGGTTCTGGGAAAATGATGAATCTCGATCAGGTTGCCGATGAATTAATGCATCGACTTTCCAAATTATTCCTGATGGATGACAAAGAAAAACATCGCCCAAGTATGATCAGCCATGCCAATGGAATTGATCCTGAATTGTGGCAGCAGAATCTCTTATTCTACGAATATTTCCATGGAGATACAGGGGAAGGATTGGGAGCAAGTCATCAGACGGGGTGGACCTCGCTTATCGCGACCTGTATGGAAATGCTCAATCGGAAATCACCTTCAACCGATTGA
- a CDS encoding RNA-binding protein has translation MANKNLFNTLIGNSGPKANTRNEAGGLAYQMSPKQSLAQYAATGCFNGTFYSSGADQVDAVLELCEQIEPEFIARTALYARNEGHMKDMPALLCAVLSVKAPGLLIKIFNLVIDSPRMLRNFVQIMRSGIVGRKSLGTLPKQLIRNWLEARTAEQLFVGSIGNDPSLADVIKMVHPKPATPERSALYAYLIGRESNWSDLPELIGQYEKFKRNTNPGKVAVPDVPFQMLTALPLTKKDWGQIARNASWQMTRMNLNTFLRHGVFESAELTGIVANRLRNPRKIAAVRVFPYQLMAAYMNSASEVPQIILNALQDAMEIAIKNVPRVTGKVYVFPDVSGSMHSPVTGHRAGSTSKVRCLDVAALVAAAILRKNPEAEVIPFESKAITCLLNPRDSVMTNARILASLPAGGTNCSAPLEYLNRQKAKGDLLIYVSDNESWLDSPHYGWCGGGATATMQEWATFKRRNRQAKMVCIDIQPYAHTQAVERADIVNVGGFSDQVFKLIANVSKGQASENHWVNEIERMRL, from the coding sequence ATGGCAAATAAGAATTTATTCAACACGTTAATCGGGAATTCTGGCCCAAAAGCGAACACTCGCAATGAAGCAGGTGGGTTGGCTTATCAGATGTCACCGAAGCAGTCGCTTGCCCAGTATGCTGCGACGGGTTGTTTCAACGGGACATTCTACTCCAGTGGAGCCGACCAGGTCGATGCCGTGCTCGAACTGTGCGAACAGATCGAACCAGAATTTATCGCTCGAACTGCATTGTACGCCCGCAATGAAGGTCATATGAAGGATATGCCAGCATTGTTATGTGCAGTGTTATCGGTTAAGGCACCGGGGTTGTTGATCAAGATCTTCAATCTGGTCATCGATTCGCCCAGGATGCTGCGTAACTTTGTGCAGATTATGCGTTCGGGAATTGTCGGACGTAAGAGCCTGGGGACGTTACCAAAGCAGTTGATTCGCAACTGGCTGGAAGCTCGAACGGCTGAGCAGTTGTTTGTCGGATCTATAGGAAACGATCCCTCACTCGCCGATGTGATCAAGATGGTTCACCCAAAGCCAGCAACGCCAGAGCGCTCGGCTTTGTATGCCTACTTGATTGGTCGTGAGAGTAATTGGTCAGATCTACCCGAGTTGATTGGGCAGTATGAAAAGTTCAAGCGAAACACAAATCCGGGTAAGGTTGCCGTGCCTGATGTTCCCTTCCAGATGTTGACGGCTTTGCCATTAACGAAGAAGGACTGGGGACAGATCGCCCGGAACGCTTCCTGGCAAATGACTCGTATGAACTTGAATACGTTTTTGCGTCATGGTGTTTTTGAGAGTGCGGAATTGACAGGAATTGTGGCAAATCGATTGCGAAATCCGCGAAAGATTGCTGCCGTTCGCGTGTTTCCGTATCAGTTAATGGCGGCTTACATGAATTCTGCGAGCGAAGTGCCGCAGATCATTCTTAACGCATTGCAGGATGCGATGGAAATCGCCATTAAGAATGTGCCTCGTGTGACTGGAAAAGTGTATGTCTTCCCGGACGTTTCGGGGTCGATGCATTCTCCAGTGACAGGACATCGTGCCGGATCGACTTCCAAGGTTCGTTGCCTGGATGTTGCAGCTCTAGTCGCTGCAGCGATTCTGCGAAAGAACCCGGAAGCCGAAGTGATTCCATTCGAATCGAAGGCGATCACCTGTCTGTTGAATCCACGCGATAGCGTGATGACGAATGCCAGAATTCTGGCTTCATTGCCAGCTGGTGGAACCAACTGCAGTGCTCCTCTGGAGTACTTGAATCGCCAGAAGGCGAAGGGAGATTTGTTGATTTACGTTTCGGATAACGAATCGTGGCTCGACTCGCCTCACTACGGATGGTGCGGAGGCGGAGCAACCGCGACGATGCAGGAATGGGCTACGTTCAAGCGACGAAATCGTCAGGCCAAAATGGTCTGTATCGATATTCAGCCGTATGCACATACGCAGGCGGTCGAACGAGCTGATATTGTTAACGTCGGTGGTTTCAGTGACCAGGTCTTCAAGTTGATTGCTAATGTCTCAAAAGGACAGGCCAGCGAGAATCACTGGGTGAATGAAATCGAACGGATGCGTTTGTAA
- a CDS encoding amidohydrolase family protein codes for MKETHRYWFVCILSGMLFISADFMRADDKQTGIDIIDCHTHFYDPTRPEGIPWPPENSSLYRTVLPQHLRELKKYQPVTGTVIVEAVNRLEDNTWLLNLAKDDPFIVGIVGRLDPGTPEFAQHVSELAKNPLFRGIRVSVQQVKAMLEQGTLKDFQLLVDLDLSLDVNGGPETPQVIADLAEKVPNLRIVLNHIGNVKITTEAPPSDWQSGIQSAAKHPNVYCKVSALVEGAARDGNKPSESLEFYRPYIDVVWNAFGNDHVIYGSNWPVSERAADYETLQRIVMEYATEKGKEATKKFCSLNAKKAYKWVEREGRR; via the coding sequence ATGAAAGAAACTCACCGATACTGGTTTGTCTGTATCCTCTCGGGAATGCTTTTCATTTCAGCTGATTTCATGAGAGCAGATGATAAGCAGACGGGAATCGACATCATTGATTGCCACACGCATTTTTATGATCCAACCCGACCTGAAGGAATCCCCTGGCCGCCAGAGAATTCATCGCTTTATCGAACGGTGCTACCTCAACACCTCAGAGAGTTGAAGAAATATCAACCAGTCACGGGCACCGTCATTGTTGAAGCGGTCAATCGACTGGAAGATAACACCTGGCTGCTCAATCTGGCCAAGGACGATCCTTTTATCGTGGGTATTGTTGGACGTTTGGATCCGGGGACTCCTGAATTTGCGCAGCATGTAAGTGAACTGGCAAAGAATCCCCTCTTCCGTGGTATCCGGGTTTCTGTCCAGCAGGTGAAAGCGATGCTGGAGCAGGGGACTCTGAAAGATTTTCAGTTACTGGTTGATCTCGACTTGTCTCTCGATGTGAATGGTGGCCCGGAAACACCACAGGTGATTGCTGATCTGGCTGAAAAAGTCCCAAACCTGCGGATTGTCTTGAATCATATTGGGAATGTCAAAATCACTACAGAGGCTCCCCCTTCAGATTGGCAATCTGGAATTCAATCCGCCGCGAAGCATCCAAATGTGTATTGCAAAGTATCGGCACTGGTCGAAGGAGCGGCTCGGGATGGAAATAAGCCTTCCGAGTCGCTGGAATTTTATCGACCTTATATTGATGTCGTCTGGAATGCTTTTGGAAATGATCACGTCATCTACGGGAGTAACTGGCCTGTCTCAGAGAGAGCCGCCGATTATGAAACTCTCCAAAGAATTGTGATGGAGTATGCCACCGAGAAGGGGAAGGAAGCGACAAAGAAATTCTGTTCTCTGAATGCAAAAAAAGCTTACAAGTGGGTGGAAAGAGAAGGGCGTCGATAA
- a CDS encoding IS30 family transposase encodes MSHTHLTAEERDSIAHMHALGHSRIEIARELSRDPSTISRELRRNSDATGKYFAGKADRKARRRRQLCKLPWKLNHAPLKEFLLDKLSLKWSPEQIAGQLLRLHPREARMRISIETIYAWIKANKKQGGNIYRQLRQSRKKRRKRYGTGISRRCDPTKKPMDQRPVSARNRSRIGHWESDTIEGQKGTGYIVTHVERKTGYLVASYLPDKKASTLNAASVFAFEGLPSSLIRTLTTDNGSEFSGHRELEQALHCAIYFAPARQPWQRGQNENTNGLLRQYFLKGSDFRKLKAEDIQAAVMELNNRPRKKYQFKSPHELFEPKTRAFQN; translated from the coding sequence ATGTCACACACGCATCTTACTGCTGAGGAACGTGATTCCATAGCGCACATGCACGCCCTGGGACACTCTCGAATAGAAATTGCGCGCGAGTTATCCCGAGACCCCAGCACGATCTCCCGAGAACTGCGGCGGAATTCGGATGCGACCGGGAAGTATTTCGCCGGGAAAGCCGACCGCAAAGCGCGACGGCGTCGACAACTCTGCAAACTCCCCTGGAAACTCAACCACGCTCCGCTCAAAGAATTCCTGCTCGATAAGTTGTCTCTCAAGTGGTCGCCGGAACAGATTGCAGGTCAACTCTTGCGACTGCATCCTCGGGAGGCCAGAATGCGAATATCCATTGAGACGATTTACGCCTGGATCAAAGCAAACAAAAAGCAGGGCGGCAACATCTACAGGCAGCTGCGTCAATCGAGAAAGAAACGCCGCAAACGCTACGGCACAGGGATCTCCAGACGATGCGACCCGACCAAAAAGCCAATGGATCAGCGACCGGTTTCTGCACGCAATCGTTCGCGGATCGGGCACTGGGAATCGGATACCATCGAGGGTCAAAAGGGGACCGGCTACATTGTCACGCATGTCGAACGCAAGACCGGCTATCTTGTGGCGAGCTATCTGCCGGACAAGAAAGCATCGACGTTGAACGCGGCTTCGGTGTTTGCGTTTGAGGGGTTGCCATCGTCATTGATTCGAACTTTGACGACGGACAACGGGAGTGAGTTTTCGGGTCATCGAGAGTTGGAGCAAGCCCTGCATTGTGCGATCTATTTTGCTCCGGCTCGCCAGCCGTGGCAACGCGGCCAGAATGAGAACACCAACGGGCTTCTGCGGCAATACTTCCTGAAGGGGAGCGATTTCCGTAAACTGAAAGCCGAGGATATTCAAGCGGCTGTGATGGAGTTGAACAACCGGCCTCGCAAAAAGTACCAATTCAAATCACCACACGAACTGTTCGAACCCAAAACCCGTGCATTTCAAAATTGA
- a CDS encoding RNA polymerase sigma factor: MSFSSRDENCTWSELLEFARAGNDAAFMQLCERFREYLTTIAQSELRQELQSKVGTSDLIQESMLEAWSEMHCFRGSSEGEFRLWIARLFRHNLIDQARKYRKTQSRNLSLEIRIDQHHHQNILESNELSGSRIMLLRENDEMLLRAVNQLPEKQKSVILLKHENGLSYEEIAEQMNVKATAIRKIWSRAIQTLRSEIVGD; the protein is encoded by the coding sequence ATGTCATTTTCCTCCCGGGATGAAAATTGTACCTGGTCTGAATTGCTGGAATTTGCTCGAGCAGGTAATGATGCTGCATTCATGCAGTTGTGTGAACGATTCCGAGAATATCTGACTACAATTGCTCAATCCGAATTAAGGCAGGAATTGCAGTCCAAAGTGGGGACCTCGGATTTGATCCAGGAATCGATGCTCGAAGCCTGGTCAGAAATGCACTGTTTTCGCGGATCGAGCGAAGGAGAGTTTCGCCTGTGGATTGCTCGCCTTTTTCGCCACAATCTGATTGATCAAGCCAGGAAATATCGCAAAACCCAATCGCGGAATCTCTCGCTGGAAATCAGGATTGACCAGCACCATCACCAAAACATTCTGGAAAGCAATGAACTGAGTGGTAGCAGGATCATGCTTCTTCGGGAGAATGACGAGATGCTGCTACGAGCCGTCAATCAACTTCCTGAAAAACAGAAATCGGTGATTCTGTTGAAACATGAAAATGGATTAAGCTATGAGGAAATTGCGGAGCAGATGAACGTAAAAGCGACTGCGATACGTAAGATCTGGTCGCGAGCCATTCAAACCCTGCGCAGTGAGATTGTAGGAGATTAG
- a CDS encoding serine/threonine protein kinase produces the protein MSDQPPLPEDRDSSLDSGKIPSVEEIATRLDRLMANPHVNNSKDFHLTDKDFQQRYQILNEVGRGAFGVVYRALDTQLNRYVALKIPRPEVIVDQEKLRRFETEAGTAAKLDHPCIVPVYEANLRASPPFIASAFCKGPDLGHWLEQRQKPVDSTEAAEFISQIAEAVQYIHDQGVLHRDLKPGNIMLEPKQENSQIESLSQCVPRLTDFGLSRLIEQSLHFTRSSLMIGTPQYMAPELLAVKSEPYTKASEVYSLGVLLYELLTLCPPSEGGNYLEVIDRVRTQEPVRPSTFNKSIPSDLELICLKSLSRHPEDRYDSAVELHQDLQRFLADKPIHARATSQLVHMSRWSRKADRIRQAGLYAFCFQGLIIIWLYTLLIMGLYLDEFNRAETLNANANDIVMVTLGFHAPLTVGGWLTMQKKRWSFWPTLAGSYGLLGVIIYSVVYPSVAFEYNYSSFSAKMGVFMGLIMGCGIQSILYTLAIPAWKKLCQND, from the coding sequence GTGTCAGACCAACCTCCCCTTCCCGAAGATCGTGACTCCTCACTCGACTCAGGAAAAATCCCTTCCGTCGAAGAAATTGCCACACGTCTTGACAGGCTGATGGCAAATCCCCATGTCAATAATTCCAAAGACTTCCATCTTACGGACAAAGATTTTCAACAGCGGTATCAGATTCTGAATGAAGTCGGTCGTGGAGCATTTGGGGTTGTCTATCGAGCGCTTGATACTCAGTTAAATCGATATGTGGCTTTGAAAATACCTCGCCCGGAAGTCATTGTCGATCAGGAAAAACTTCGTCGCTTTGAAACTGAAGCGGGCACTGCTGCTAAACTCGATCACCCTTGTATTGTCCCTGTTTACGAAGCAAATTTAAGGGCGTCTCCTCCGTTTATTGCCTCTGCATTTTGCAAGGGGCCCGATTTGGGGCATTGGCTGGAACAGCGCCAGAAACCAGTTGATAGTACTGAAGCGGCCGAGTTTATCTCACAAATCGCAGAAGCAGTGCAGTATATTCATGACCAGGGTGTTCTGCACCGCGATCTGAAACCTGGCAATATTATGCTCGAACCAAAGCAAGAAAACTCTCAAATCGAGTCACTTTCGCAGTGTGTGCCTCGTTTGACTGATTTCGGGTTGAGTAGACTCATTGAACAAAGCTTGCATTTCACGCGATCAAGTCTGATGATCGGCACTCCTCAATACATGGCTCCTGAACTGTTAGCGGTCAAATCCGAACCCTACACCAAGGCCAGTGAAGTCTATTCATTGGGAGTTTTACTCTATGAATTACTCACACTGTGTCCTCCCAGTGAAGGCGGGAATTATCTCGAGGTAATCGATCGAGTGCGTACTCAGGAACCTGTCCGTCCCAGTACCTTCAATAAATCTATCCCATCTGATTTAGAACTCATCTGCCTGAAGAGTCTCTCGCGGCACCCCGAAGATCGCTATGACTCTGCAGTGGAACTTCACCAGGATTTGCAGCGATTTCTTGCAGATAAGCCGATCCACGCCAGAGCAACCTCTCAACTGGTTCATATGAGTCGGTGGAGTCGTAAAGCAGATCGTATTCGGCAGGCTGGCCTGTATGCGTTTTGTTTCCAAGGTTTGATCATTATCTGGCTATATACGCTGCTAATAATGGGCTTGTACCTTGACGAGTTTAATCGTGCAGAAACTCTTAACGCAAATGCAAATGACATAGTCATGGTCACACTCGGCTTTCACGCCCCGTTGACGGTTGGAGGATGGTTAACGATGCAAAAAAAACGCTGGTCTTTCTGGCCAACACTAGCAGGGTCTTATGGTCTTTTGGGGGTGATCATTTATTCCGTCGTATACCCTTCAGTTGCATTTGAATATAACTACAGCAGTTTTTCGGCAAAAATGGGTGTGTTCATGGGACTCATCATGGGCTGTGGCATTCAGTCAATTTTGTACACACTGGCAATCCCTGCCTGGAAAAAGCTTTGCCAGAATGATTAA
- a CDS encoding alpha/beta hydrolase family protein has translation MQSKDYLLVLTLLILTAALHTDYFAYSASAEETAPVQVQQTESDWFERKTEWNGYAQYHFTIAARPAYVVTPKKVAEGNPWVWRARFPGFHAEMDVILLSKGFHVAYVDVSNMFGSPKAIEIGDEFYKYLTTERRLARKACLEGVSRGGLFVYNWAAQNPEKVACIYCDTPVCDFKSWPAGKGEGIGSPQSWQLCLQAYGFTEEQAIEHKQNPVDHAELIAHAKIPLLHIVSENDRVVPPIENTYLLRSRLAELNYPLDVITVMAGTEKSNGHHFTHPDPERVVRFIEEHVSKSQAQ, from the coding sequence ATGCAATCAAAAGACTACCTGTTAGTGCTGACGCTCTTAATTCTCACAGCCGCACTTCATACCGATTATTTCGCATACTCAGCATCAGCAGAAGAAACTGCTCCAGTTCAGGTTCAGCAAACAGAATCGGACTGGTTCGAACGAAAGACTGAATGGAATGGATATGCGCAGTATCATTTCACGATTGCGGCAAGGCCTGCTTATGTGGTGACACCCAAGAAAGTGGCAGAGGGGAATCCATGGGTCTGGCGGGCACGATTTCCTGGTTTTCACGCTGAGATGGATGTGATCCTGCTCTCCAAAGGGTTTCACGTTGCCTATGTCGATGTCTCGAATATGTTTGGAAGTCCGAAGGCGATTGAAATTGGAGATGAGTTCTATAAATATTTGACGACGGAACGTCGTTTGGCAAGAAAAGCATGCCTGGAAGGTGTCAGCAGGGGCGGTCTGTTTGTTTATAATTGGGCAGCCCAAAATCCCGAAAAGGTGGCCTGCATCTATTGTGATACACCTGTTTGCGATTTCAAAAGTTGGCCAGCTGGCAAGGGAGAAGGAATCGGTTCTCCCCAATCCTGGCAACTGTGCCTGCAAGCTTATGGATTTACTGAAGAACAGGCGATTGAACACAAGCAAAATCCTGTCGACCATGCAGAGTTAATCGCTCATGCAAAAATCCCACTGCTGCATATTGTCTCAGAAAATGATCGTGTTGTTCCGCCGATTGAAAATACATACCTGTTACGAAGTCGACTTGCAGAGTTAAACTACCCATTGGATGTGATCACGGTGATGGCAGGTACCGAAAAGTCGAATGGTCATCACTTCACGCATCCAGATCCCGAACGTGTCGTTCGCTTTATTGAAGAGCATGTCTCGAAGAGTCAGGCACAATAG
- a CDS encoding GNAT family N-acetyltransferase, translating into MSTISFAGKFPDSSPLQSYGRAFSSRHQIDENFYVEVVDSVSGLLGYLEDWHQLISFCSISNAFYEPYFLLTALQTLHHNPKLRFIFVYRQNTNFDSAHELCGFFPLESAQIEKYPRSGWKLITNSLSFSCDPLIRAGFEIEVILAFIKWSKAAHCSIIELPCVSAEGAFQSSLDFVLKALSITPFILKTSRRSCLKRDSADWDGRNIRRDVNRKRRRLAEQGQLEFRVLKSLHQLADWQKGFLSLEERGWKGQKGTALNQNPSQRSFFMTATRQAFERNKFQMLGLFLDEKPIAFKCNLISGKNGYAWKIAFDEDYARYSPGLLLEYDFIDFFKNQTELNVIDSCATPGHPLFARIWPDQLSRQTVFVPTGMLLSKMYCSTRPLMRSLKRKLLAKPS; encoded by the coding sequence ATGTCCACCATCTCTTTTGCAGGAAAATTTCCCGACTCCTCTCCCCTCCAATCGTATGGCCGTGCTTTTTCTAGTCGTCACCAGATTGACGAGAATTTCTATGTCGAAGTCGTAGATTCGGTATCAGGTTTACTGGGGTATCTTGAAGATTGGCATCAATTGATTTCTTTCTGCTCGATCTCCAATGCCTTTTACGAACCATACTTTTTGCTGACAGCCCTGCAAACCTTACATCACAATCCTAAGCTTCGATTTATTTTTGTTTATAGACAAAACACAAATTTTGATTCAGCACATGAACTTTGTGGATTTTTTCCTCTGGAATCGGCCCAGATCGAAAAGTATCCTCGATCTGGCTGGAAGTTGATCACGAATTCGCTCTCATTTTCCTGTGACCCTCTTATCCGTGCGGGATTTGAAATTGAAGTAATTCTCGCTTTTATCAAGTGGAGCAAAGCGGCTCACTGTTCGATTATTGAACTCCCCTGTGTTTCGGCTGAAGGGGCATTTCAATCCTCATTAGATTTTGTACTCAAAGCATTGAGTATTACACCTTTTATTCTGAAAACCAGTCGACGGTCCTGCTTGAAAAGAGACTCTGCAGATTGGGATGGTCGAAATATACGACGTGATGTGAACCGGAAACGACGACGGTTGGCTGAGCAAGGGCAGCTGGAATTTCGCGTTTTGAAATCCCTACATCAATTGGCAGATTGGCAAAAGGGATTCTTGTCTCTTGAAGAACGTGGCTGGAAAGGGCAGAAAGGGACGGCTCTGAATCAGAATCCTTCTCAGCGGTCATTCTTTATGACCGCCACACGACAGGCATTCGAGCGAAACAAATTTCAAATGCTTGGATTATTCCTGGACGAGAAACCGATCGCTTTCAAGTGCAATTTGATCTCTGGTAAAAATGGTTATGCCTGGAAAATCGCATTTGATGAGGACTATGCTCGATATTCTCCTGGTCTACTTCTTGAATACGATTTCATTGATTTCTTCAAGAACCAGACCGAACTGAATGTGATTGACTCATGTGCAACTCCAGGTCATCCGCTGTTTGCACGTATCTGGCCAGATCAACTTTCGAGACAAACCGTCTTTGTGCCGACAGGCATGCTGTTGAGTAAAATGTACTGTTCGACACGTCCGTTGATGCGTTCGCTCAAGCGGAAATTGCTGGCAAAGCCTTCATAA